The following proteins are encoded in a genomic region of Zea mays cultivar B73 chromosome 9, Zm-B73-REFERENCE-NAM-5.0, whole genome shotgun sequence:
- the LOC100381274 gene encoding uncharacterized protein isoform X2 — MQEEKRAIVASAVEPVQHVPRAGSEINVAGPSVGSETNVDGLMLDQEACEVQSPPSVTSVYRSGKKRKKSQVASVLDDYLEHKKKQTQKIMEVLLEKKSREEEYSIERCLDTVDVMEDLTDEEKALAAEVFKNELNREMFVMQKNVNVRLIWLRRKISRIAST; from the exons ATGCAAGAAGAGAAAAG AGCCATAGTAGCATCTGCTGTTGAACCGGTGCAACATGTACCAAGAGCGGGCAGCGAGATCAATGTTGCTGGGCCAAGTGTGGGCAGTGAGACTAATGTTGATGGACTAATGTTGGATCAAGAGGCTTGTGAAGTTCAGTCTCCACCTTCTGTTACGTCAGTATATAGAAGTGGGAAAAAGCGGAAGAAAAGTCAAGTTGCAAGTGTTCTGGATGACTATTTGGAGCACAAGAAGAAGCAAACACAGAAGATTATGGAGGTGTTACTTGAGAAGAAGAGTCGTGAAGAGGAGTACTCTATCGAGAGGTGTCTCGACACAGTTGATGTTATGGAGGACTTGACGGATGAGGAGAAGGCCCTTGCAGCAGAGGTGTTCAAGAATGAATTGAATCGGGAGATGTTTGTGATGCAAAAAAATGTAAACGTGCGACTGatttggcttcggaggaagataag TAGGATTGCATCTACCTGA
- the LOC100381274 gene encoding uncharacterized protein isoform X1: MQEEKRSVHTPLIGAVKIKEVLEGHEIWSKVEFSMVSVIFRAIVASAVEPVQHVPRAGSEINVAGPSVGSETNVDGLMLDQEACEVQSPPSVTSVYRSGKKRKKSQVASVLDDYLEHKKKQTQKIMEVLLEKKSREEEYSIERCLDTVDVMEDLTDEEKALAAEVFKNELNREMFVMQKNVNVRLIWLRRKISRIAST; the protein is encoded by the exons ATGCAAGAAGAGAAAAGGTCAGTCCATACTCCTCTTATTGGTGCTGTGAAGATTAAGGAAGTTTTAGAAGGGCATGAAATTTGGAGCAAAGTTGAGTTTAGTATGGTGTCGGTTATTTTCAGAGCCATAGTAGCATCTGCTGTTGAACCGGTGCAACATGTACCAAGAGCGGGCAGCGAGATCAATGTTGCTGGGCCAAGTGTGGGCAGTGAGACTAATGTTGATGGACTAATGTTGGATCAAGAGGCTTGTGAAGTTCAGTCTCCACCTTCTGTTACGTCAGTATATAGAAGTGGGAAAAAGCGGAAGAAAAGTCAAGTTGCAAGTGTTCTGGATGACTATTTGGAGCACAAGAAGAAGCAAACACAGAAGATTATGGAGGTGTTACTTGAGAAGAAGAGTCGTGAAGAGGAGTACTCTATCGAGAGGTGTCTCGACACAGTTGATGTTATGGAGGACTTGACGGATGAGGAGAAGGCCCTTGCAGCAGAGGTGTTCAAGAATGAATTGAATCGGGAGATGTTTGTGATGCAAAAAAATGTAAACGTGCGACTGatttggcttcggaggaagataag TAGGATTGCATCTACCTGA